In the genome of Streptomyces racemochromogenes, one region contains:
- a CDS encoding penicillin-binding transpeptidase domain-containing protein produces the protein MSPSRRRPALVLTAVSALLAACVTGCGPGARDTNASDARPGTAERPGTAPGTKAPAPEPGGGLGDILVAGRPVTGSQASGIPKAPFKRTYTEGELYAPVTGYRSMAFGAVGLEAVFREELDAGKDVATTIDPAVQRAAFDGLRGRQGAAVVLDADSGRILGQVSTPSYDPNSFSGNLKSDERAWNQLKDQGFDGPLTNRAIRHVDNPGSAVHVVVAAAALEKGLIASVDAPTRSPAVHTAADSTAEFAGDPAHCTDASLRTALRHACANVFARIASDLGADALASTAVAFGFNQDKTDTPLRAFESTWPRKPENPAQLALMANGLFEVKATPIQMAMVTAVLANGGNRVRPSLVTDPRTPVPAERAVSQRTAEQLQSALGDSSSAWVPSASVTWATSSARTRAGRRLAVAVCLSSPTDATAQATPLARHLAAAGQ, from the coding sequence ATGTCACCGTCTCGTCGCCGTCCCGCTCTCGTACTCACCGCCGTCTCCGCGCTGTTGGCCGCGTGCGTGACGGGATGCGGACCCGGGGCGCGGGACACGAACGCGTCGGACGCGCGGCCCGGCACCGCGGAGCGGCCGGGGACGGCGCCGGGGACGAAGGCGCCCGCGCCGGAGCCGGGCGGAGGTCTCGGCGACATCCTGGTGGCGGGCCGGCCCGTCACGGGTTCGCAGGCCTCGGGCATTCCCAAGGCCCCGTTCAAGCGCACGTACACCGAAGGTGAGTTGTACGCGCCGGTCACGGGATACCGGTCGATGGCCTTCGGCGCCGTCGGGCTCGAAGCGGTCTTCAGGGAAGAGCTCGACGCCGGCAAGGACGTGGCCACGACCATCGACCCCGCCGTGCAGCGCGCCGCGTTCGACGGACTGCGCGGCCGACAGGGCGCCGCGGTCGTCCTGGACGCGGATTCCGGCAGGATCCTCGGGCAGGTGAGCACGCCCTCGTACGACCCGAACTCCTTCAGCGGAAACCTGAAGAGCGACGAGCGGGCGTGGAACCAGCTCAAGGACCAGGGTTTCGACGGGCCCTTGACGAACCGGGCCATCCGGCACGTCGACAACCCGGGGTCGGCCGTCCACGTCGTCGTCGCGGCCGCCGCCCTGGAGAAGGGCCTCATCGCATCCGTGGACGCGCCGACGCGCAGCCCCGCCGTCCACACCGCCGCGGACAGTACGGCCGAGTTCGCCGGCGATCCGGCCCACTGCACCGACGCGAGCCTGCGGACGGCCCTGCGCCACGCCTGCGCGAACGTCTTCGCCCGCATCGCCTCCGACCTCGGCGCCGACGCACTGGCATCGACGGCCGTGGCGTTCGGGTTCAACCAGGACAAGACGGATACGCCGTTGCGCGCCTTCGAGAGCACGTGGCCGCGCAAGCCCGAGAACCCGGCCCAGCTCGCCCTCATGGCCAACGGCCTCTTCGAGGTCAAGGCCACCCCGATCCAGATGGCCATGGTGACGGCCGTGCTCGCCAACGGCGGCAACCGGGTGCGCCCCTCCCTGGTGACCGATCCCAGGACGCCCGTGCCGGCCGAGCGTGCCGTCTCGCAGCGCACGGCGGAGCAGTTGCAGTCGGCGCTCGGCGACTCGTCGAGCGCGTGGGTCCCCTCGGCCTCGGTCACCTGGGCCACGTCCTCCGCCCGGACCCGGGCGGGCCGTCGCCTCGCGGTCGCGGTCTGCCTCTCCTCCCCCACGGACGCCACGGCACAGGCCACCCCCCTGGCCCGGCACCTCGCCGCCGCCGGGCAGTAG
- a CDS encoding GNAT family N-acetyltransferase has protein sequence MSSATPSSLPERIRLSGEGLVLRDWTEADLAAMPELFDHPDIAYWTPIVSPFDEAAARTRLARDRQLRQEGTTILLAITVDGGAPLGEIMLRRAPEGMEIGYAVGPAHRGQGVAARAVRVMAAYAFEQMGAEQVILELEAENAASVAVAQKAGFALLDVPLITGEEKGRPFVLQTWGLNRPA, from the coding sequence ATGAGCAGTGCCACGCCGTCGTCCTTGCCCGAGCGGATCCGGCTGTCGGGGGAGGGGCTCGTCCTGCGCGACTGGACGGAGGCGGACCTCGCCGCGATGCCGGAGCTGTTCGACCACCCCGACATCGCGTACTGGACGCCGATCGTGTCCCCCTTCGACGAGGCGGCCGCCCGCACCCGGCTGGCCCGGGACCGGCAGCTGCGCCAGGAGGGCACGACCATCCTGCTCGCCATCACCGTCGACGGCGGCGCACCGCTCGGCGAGATCATGCTGCGCCGCGCGCCGGAGGGCATGGAGATCGGCTACGCGGTCGGCCCGGCGCACCGCGGCCAGGGGGTGGCGGCACGGGCGGTGCGGGTGATGGCCGCGTACGCGTTCGAGCAGATGGGCGCGGAGCAGGTGATCCTGGAACTGGAGGCCGAGAACGCCGCCAGCGTCGCCGTGGCGCAGAAGGCCGGCTTCGCCCTGCTCGACGTACCGCTGATCACGGGCGAGGAGAAGGGCCGGCCGTTCGTCCTGCAGACCTGGGGCCTGAACCGCCCCGCCTGA
- a CDS encoding helix-turn-helix transcriptional regulator, whose product MDDLAGFLRTRRARVAPAAVGIPADSRRRVEGLRREEVAHLSGVSVDYYVRLEQGRATQPSEQVLDALARVLGLDETERGHLHRLARQPRRRAKAPGGRVRPELLRVLGLVAEAPAMVMDHRMDVLAGNRLAQLLFGRPMPGLNIARHLFLEEAESGLYADWEQCTRDVVGHLRLAAGEHPEDPRLATLIGELAMGCERFRRLWARADVRARTHGVKSYRHPLVGLLELHQENFALPHEPGMELVVLSAAPDTPAEDGLRLLEALDAAAPDTPS is encoded by the coding sequence ATGGATGATCTCGCGGGGTTCCTGCGGACCCGGCGCGCCCGGGTCGCCCCGGCCGCCGTCGGCATACCCGCCGACAGCCGCCGGCGGGTCGAAGGGCTGCGCCGCGAAGAGGTCGCGCACCTGTCCGGGGTCAGCGTCGACTACTACGTACGCCTGGAGCAGGGCCGCGCGACCCAGCCGTCCGAGCAGGTCCTCGACGCGCTCGCCCGCGTCCTCGGCCTCGACGAGACCGAACGCGGCCACCTCCACCGCCTGGCCCGGCAGCCCCGGCGCCGCGCCAAGGCACCGGGCGGACGGGTCCGGCCCGAACTGCTGCGCGTCCTCGGCCTGGTCGCCGAGGCGCCCGCGATGGTCATGGACCACCGGATGGACGTACTCGCCGGGAACCGCCTGGCCCAGCTCCTCTTCGGCCGGCCGATGCCCGGCCTGAACATCGCCCGGCACCTCTTCCTGGAGGAGGCCGAGTCCGGCCTCTACGCGGACTGGGAACAGTGCACCCGCGACGTGGTCGGACACCTGCGCCTGGCCGCCGGCGAACACCCGGAGGACCCCCGCCTGGCCACCCTCATCGGCGAACTGGCGATGGGCTGCGAACGCTTCCGCCGCCTCTGGGCCCGCGCGGACGTACGCGCCCGCACCCACGGCGTGAAGAGCTACCGGCACCCGCTGGTCGGGCTGCTGGAACTGCACCAGGAGAACTTCGCCCTGCCGCACGAACCGGGCATGGAACTCGTGGTGCTGTCGGCGGCCCCGGACACCCCGGCCGAAGACGGCCTCCGGCTGCTCGAGGCCCTGGACGCGGCCGCCCCGGACACCCCCTCCTGA
- a CDS encoding NAD(P)H-dependent oxidoreductase, translated as MKTLIVHAHPEPNSLNGALKDLAVSTLEGAGHEVRVSDLYAMGWKAVVDARDYGPDASSPLKVALDSGRAFEAGTLTADVLAEQEKLLWADTVIFQFPLWWYSMPAILKGWVDRVFTYRFAYGVGEHSDTKYGERFGEGTLAGRRALLSVTAGGPQAHYAARGVNGPIEDLLFPIQHGILYYPGIEVLPPFVLYGTDRMGDEEYAEAARAWERRLLTLESTEPIAFRRQNSGDYEIPSLHLKEGLEPAGRSGFGLHVRG; from the coding sequence GTGAAGACGCTGATCGTCCACGCCCACCCCGAACCGAATTCGCTCAACGGCGCGTTGAAGGACCTCGCGGTGTCCACGCTGGAGGGTGCCGGGCACGAGGTGCGGGTGAGTGACCTGTACGCGATGGGGTGGAAGGCGGTCGTGGACGCCCGCGACTACGGCCCCGACGCCTCCAGTCCGCTGAAGGTGGCGCTGGACTCGGGCCGTGCCTTCGAGGCCGGCACGCTCACCGCCGACGTCCTCGCCGAGCAGGAGAAGCTGCTGTGGGCGGACACGGTCATCTTCCAGTTCCCGCTGTGGTGGTACTCGATGCCGGCGATCCTCAAGGGCTGGGTGGACCGGGTGTTCACGTACCGCTTCGCGTACGGGGTCGGCGAGCACAGCGACACCAAGTACGGCGAGCGCTTCGGCGAGGGCACCCTGGCGGGACGCAGGGCGCTGCTGTCGGTGACCGCCGGGGGCCCTCAGGCGCACTACGCGGCCCGGGGCGTCAACGGCCCGATCGAGGACCTGCTGTTCCCGATCCAGCACGGCATCCTCTACTACCCGGGCATCGAGGTCCTGCCGCCGTTCGTGCTGTACGGCACCGACCGGATGGGCGACGAGGAGTACGCGGAGGCCGCCAGGGCCTGGGAGCGGCGCCTGCTGACGCTGGAGTCGACCGAGCCGATCGCGTTCCGGCGGCAGAACTCCGGGGACTACGAGATCCCCTCGCTGCACCTGAAGGAGGGTCTGGAGCCGGCGGGCCGCTCGGGTTTCGGGCTGCACGTGCGCGGCTGA
- a CDS encoding LuxR C-terminal-related transcriptional regulator has protein sequence MTERDIAAAPDTSRLTPVELRTYRAALRGEVLPDDEPGLASLLARDILFPNTHEPGTYVPAPSRYLETQLTDAVLKALTGVTAALAAVPAHVRELEAEQQRYHYSPSPVGTLLLRTVPEVNAETIRTIQSAESEILTAQPGHRKPQVLKGALPRDLQAAQRGVTVRTIYRTNGRSNPTQRDWVATMTRAGAQVRTLGEDFLRLIIVDRKHAFFEVYGDDGTVQPAAAWYTQDRGVCAVLAAHFWQQWERADPWLPGETDSGAAKDDGDTKTTKIQRTIVRGIVAGKSHRQIGENLGLSERTVTAQVSKLREALGLETVPQLTFWWATSPERLLP, from the coding sequence ATGACGGAACGGGACATAGCCGCCGCCCCCGACACCTCCCGGCTGACCCCGGTGGAACTGCGCACCTACCGCGCGGCCCTGCGGGGCGAGGTGCTGCCCGACGACGAGCCGGGACTGGCCTCGCTCCTCGCCCGCGACATCCTCTTCCCCAACACCCACGAACCCGGTACGTACGTCCCCGCCCCGTCGCGCTACCTGGAGACCCAGCTCACCGACGCCGTCCTGAAGGCGCTCACCGGCGTCACAGCCGCGCTGGCCGCCGTCCCCGCCCACGTGCGCGAGCTCGAAGCCGAGCAGCAGCGCTACCACTACAGCCCCAGCCCGGTCGGGACGCTCCTGCTCCGCACGGTCCCGGAGGTCAACGCCGAGACGATACGCACCATCCAGTCCGCCGAGTCCGAGATCCTCACCGCCCAGCCCGGACACCGCAAACCCCAGGTCCTCAAGGGCGCGCTGCCGCGTGACCTGCAGGCGGCCCAGCGCGGCGTGACCGTACGGACGATCTACCGGACCAACGGGCGCAGCAACCCCACCCAGCGGGACTGGGTCGCCACCATGACGCGGGCCGGCGCCCAGGTCCGCACCCTCGGCGAGGACTTCCTCCGGTTAATCATCGTGGACCGCAAGCACGCCTTCTTCGAGGTCTACGGCGACGACGGCACCGTCCAGCCGGCCGCCGCCTGGTACACGCAGGACCGCGGCGTGTGCGCCGTGCTGGCCGCGCACTTCTGGCAGCAGTGGGAGCGGGCCGACCCGTGGCTGCCGGGCGAGACGGACTCGGGCGCGGCGAAGGACGACGGCGACACCAAGACCACGAAGATCCAGCGGACGATCGTACGCGGCATCGTGGCCGGCAAGAGCCACCGGCAGATCGGGGAGAACCTCGGCCTCAGCGAGCGCACCGTGACGGCCCAGGTATCCAAACTGCGCGAGGCGCTGGGTCTGGAGACGGTGCCCCAGCTGACGTTCTGGTGGGCGACGTCCCCCGAACGACTGCTCCCGTAA
- a CDS encoding GNAT family N-acetyltransferase has protein sequence MQSITIRRAVAQDAERLTSLIQQSGAYRGRYASIVSGYRLTPEYVMRHRVFAAVDTTGRTVGFYSLVLDPPELDLAFVADDAQGLGVGRLLIGHMIGQAAEAGLAGVRVVSHPPAERFYRRMGAERVGTVAPIPPKVSWERPELRFTVPREAPAAPAAP, from the coding sequence ATGCAGTCCATAACGATCAGGCGTGCCGTCGCGCAGGACGCGGAGCGCCTCACCTCACTGATCCAGCAGTCCGGCGCCTACCGGGGGCGGTACGCCTCGATCGTCTCCGGCTACCGCCTCACCCCCGAATACGTCATGCGGCACCGGGTCTTCGCGGCGGTCGACACCACCGGCCGGACGGTCGGCTTCTACTCCCTCGTCCTGGACCCGCCCGAGCTCGACCTCGCCTTCGTCGCCGACGACGCGCAGGGGCTCGGGGTCGGCCGGCTCCTGATCGGGCACATGATCGGCCAGGCGGCCGAAGCCGGGCTGGCCGGTGTCCGCGTGGTGTCCCATCCGCCCGCGGAGCGGTTCTACCGGCGCATGGGCGCGGAGCGGGTGGGGACGGTCGCCCCGATCCCGCCGAAGGTTTCCTGGGAGCGCCCGGAGCTGCGGTTCACCGTCCCCCGCGAGGCGCCGGCGGCCCCGGCCGCACCCTGA
- a CDS encoding aminoglycoside phosphotransferase family protein has translation MWRRLPFGSGLRAGLGTPRRARRLGSSPRSRVWRVVLPDATVVVKQVVGGPDADERYAREVTALRLAARGDSPVVPALLAADPGERVLVLEHLEHRPPDGDWIVGYAGALARLHAVAGPGDAGALPRWQGPGRADADAFLRLAGALDVPVAPRVTDELYELVERLGRAEGHALLHGDPCPGNDLHTAAGVRFVDFEQASLGSGMTELAYLRIGFPTCWCVTSAAEPSLRRAEDAYRDAWRAATGSEAPGDLTDACAGWLLRGDALVERAHRDGADHLARIPRRDWTWGTATARQRLVHRLGVVAGMAAGHGSLGGLGGLGAAMRRSMLDRWPALGPVPAERP, from the coding sequence ATGTGGCGGCGGCTCCCGTTCGGTAGCGGGTTGCGGGCCGGACTGGGGACACCCCGGCGCGCCCGCAGGCTGGGCAGCAGCCCGCGCTCGCGGGTGTGGCGGGTCGTCCTGCCGGACGCGACGGTGGTGGTGAAACAGGTCGTCGGCGGTCCTGACGCCGACGAGCGCTACGCCCGCGAGGTGACGGCGCTGCGGCTCGCCGCCCGGGGGGACTCCCCCGTGGTTCCGGCGCTGCTGGCCGCCGATCCCGGTGAACGGGTGCTGGTGCTGGAGCACCTGGAGCACCGGCCGCCCGACGGGGACTGGATCGTCGGCTACGCGGGCGCCCTGGCGCGGCTGCACGCGGTGGCGGGCCCGGGGGACGCCGGGGCACTCCCCCGGTGGCAAGGCCCGGGGCGGGCGGACGCCGACGCGTTCCTGCGGCTGGCCGGGGCCCTGGACGTGCCCGTCGCACCCCGCGTGACCGATGAGCTGTACGAGCTCGTGGAGCGGCTCGGCCGGGCGGAGGGGCACGCCCTTCTCCACGGGGACCCGTGCCCCGGCAACGACCTCCACACCGCCGCGGGTGTCAGGTTCGTCGACTTCGAACAGGCTTCACTGGGCAGCGGTATGACGGAGCTCGCCTACCTGCGCATCGGGTTCCCCACCTGCTGGTGCGTCACTTCGGCCGCGGAGCCGTCGCTGCGCCGGGCCGAGGACGCCTACCGCGACGCCTGGCGCGCCGCGACCGGCTCCGAAGCCCCGGGCGACCTCACCGACGCCTGCGCCGGCTGGCTGCTGCGCGGCGACGCGCTCGTCGAGCGGGCCCATCGTGACGGGGCCGACCACCTGGCCCGGATTCCGCGACGGGACTGGACGTGGGGCACCGCGACGGCTCGTCAGCGGCTCGTCCACCGGCTCGGGGTCGTCGCGGGGATGGCCGCGGGCCACGGCTCGCTCGGCGGACTGGGGGGCCTCGGCGCGGCCATGCGCCGGAGCATGCTCGACCGCTGGCCCGCGCTCGGGCCGGTCCCGGCGGAGCGCCCCTAG
- a CDS encoding DUF6225 family protein — protein sequence MADTFDHAPAVWTARQLRSALADVPDDSPISIGVAGTPGDFDEYDEFVLVGAEPVEVDPGDGEDPRTPQVEFTLFADAKAGLYYLDME from the coding sequence ATGGCAGACACGTTCGATCACGCTCCCGCGGTCTGGACCGCGAGGCAGCTGCGCTCCGCCCTGGCCGATGTTCCCGACGACTCCCCGATCAGCATCGGCGTCGCCGGTACCCCCGGTGACTTCGACGAGTACGACGAGTTCGTTCTCGTGGGCGCCGAACCCGTGGAGGTCGACCCCGGCGACGGCGAGGATCCCCGCACGCCCCAGGTCGAGTTCACCCTCTTCGCCGACGCCAAGGCAGGGCTGTACTACCTCGACATGGAGTGA
- a CDS encoding serine/threonine protein kinase: MGLSGLRAGDPQRIGELTLVGRLGAGGMGVVYLAQGPDGRLVALKRLREELASDDGFRARFRREAATLLRVQGTCTARVLAVEAEASTPYVVMEYVQGPTLSEYVGEHGPLRGDMARLFAVGLAEALVSIHGAGIVHRDLKPANVLLSGQGPKVIDFGIAQPADGTALTRTGVAVGTVGYMAPEQIRGQAGPAADVFAWALTVAYATTGRPPFGTGPADAVLYRVLNEEPDLDGVPPRLGPLLTSALARSAEQRPAPAELLAELTGGGVPTAELPTETVGTVLAAAWRIPEGAVPPAPVPGRRPARTAAVTAGLALVVLTAGILWAVLPGDGRSTASGEPAPSGRAAGTAPSSPPTTRAPSTATGTGPAAPGTTAAPPAPSSPPSASTGAISNTPTGLCVDTDGPQRPGLNVVLRACGSFTGQIWNYDETGARLTNTPSGLCLDTNGKPAGGVAAVLAPCGRSTGQQWQHDNATGRFGNPASGLCLDTSGPPAPSVGLVLNPCGDYTGQYWRL; the protein is encoded by the coding sequence GTGGGTCTGAGCGGGCTGCGAGCGGGGGACCCGCAGCGGATCGGCGAGTTGACGCTCGTCGGACGGCTGGGCGCGGGCGGCATGGGCGTCGTCTACCTGGCACAAGGTCCCGACGGGCGGCTCGTCGCCCTCAAACGGCTGCGCGAGGAACTCGCCTCGGACGACGGGTTCCGGGCGCGCTTCAGGCGGGAGGCGGCGACGCTGCTGCGCGTCCAGGGGACGTGCACGGCACGGGTGCTGGCGGTCGAGGCCGAGGCGAGCACCCCGTACGTCGTCATGGAGTACGTGCAGGGCCCGACCCTGTCGGAGTACGTCGGCGAACACGGGCCGCTGCGCGGCGACATGGCGCGGTTGTTCGCCGTCGGGCTCGCCGAGGCGCTCGTGTCGATCCACGGGGCCGGCATCGTGCACCGCGATCTCAAGCCCGCCAACGTCCTGCTGTCCGGGCAGGGTCCCAAGGTCATCGACTTCGGCATCGCCCAGCCCGCCGACGGGACGGCACTGACCCGTACCGGTGTCGCGGTCGGCACCGTGGGCTACATGGCGCCGGAGCAGATCCGCGGGCAGGCCGGTCCCGCGGCCGACGTGTTCGCGTGGGCCCTGACCGTCGCCTACGCCACCACCGGGCGGCCCCCCTTCGGCACCGGACCGGCCGACGCGGTGCTCTACCGGGTCCTGAACGAGGAACCCGACCTGGACGGCGTACCGCCCCGCCTCGGGCCGCTGCTGACGTCGGCCCTGGCCAGATCGGCCGAGCAGCGCCCCGCGCCCGCGGAGCTGCTCGCCGAACTGACCGGCGGCGGGGTTCCCACGGCGGAACTCCCCACCGAGACCGTCGGCACGGTGCTCGCCGCGGCGTGGCGGATACCCGAAGGGGCGGTGCCCCCCGCTCCGGTGCCGGGACGGCGCCCCGCGCGGACCGCGGCCGTGACGGCGGGGCTGGCACTCGTCGTCCTGACGGCCGGGATCCTGTGGGCGGTACTGCCCGGCGACGGCCGCTCGACGGCCTCGGGGGAGCCCGCCCCCTCGGGCCGGGCGGCGGGGACGGCCCCGTCCTCGCCTCCGACCACGCGGGCGCCGTCCACCGCTACGGGTACGGGGCCCGCGGCGCCCGGTACGACCGCCGCCCCTCCGGCACCGTCGTCCCCGCCCTCGGCGTCGACGGGCGCGATATCCAACACCCCCACCGGCCTGTGCGTCGACACCGACGGCCCGCAGCGTCCCGGACTGAACGTGGTGCTCCGCGCGTGCGGGAGTTTCACGGGCCAGATCTGGAACTACGACGAGACCGGCGCGCGCCTCACCAACACGCCCAGCGGCCTGTGCCTCGACACGAACGGGAAGCCCGCCGGCGGGGTCGCGGCGGTGCTCGCCCCGTGCGGCCGGTCCACCGGCCAGCAATGGCAACACGACAACGCCACCGGGCGGTTCGGCAACCCGGCCAGCGGCCTGTGCCTGGACACCAGCGGGCCCCCGGCGCCCAGCGTCGGCCTGGTGCTCAACCCCTGCGGCGACTACACCGGCCAGTACTGGCGGCTGTGA
- a CDS encoding GNAT family N-acetyltransferase, translated as MRIRAVRLDELPLLQDIERAAGQCFRDISMPEIADDEPLPLGELARYHHAGLAWVAADDTDADEPAAYLIADRVDGNLHVEQVSVHPRSARQGVGRLLLEHLAGHAAGEGAPALTLTTFTGVPWNAPYYARCGFRLMDEARLTPGLRRIRELEAAHGLDRWPRACMRRAL; from the coding sequence ATGCGCATCAGAGCCGTACGCCTGGACGAGCTGCCGCTCCTCCAGGACATCGAGAGGGCCGCCGGGCAGTGCTTCCGGGATATCAGCATGCCGGAGATCGCCGACGACGAGCCGCTCCCCCTCGGGGAGCTCGCCCGCTACCACCACGCCGGGCTGGCCTGGGTCGCGGCCGACGACACGGACGCCGACGAGCCGGCCGCCTACCTGATCGCCGACCGGGTCGACGGCAACCTCCACGTCGAGCAGGTGTCGGTGCACCCGCGCAGCGCGCGCCAGGGCGTCGGCCGGCTGCTGCTGGAGCACCTGGCCGGCCACGCCGCGGGCGAGGGCGCGCCCGCGCTGACCCTCACCACCTTCACCGGGGTGCCGTGGAACGCCCCCTACTACGCGCGCTGCGGCTTCCGGCTCATGGACGAGGCCCGTCTCACCCCCGGCCTGCGGCGGATCCGGGAGCTCGAAGCCGCCCACGGCCTGGACCGCTGGCCGAGGGCCTGCATGCGCCGGGCGCTCTGA
- a CDS encoding MarR family winged helix-turn-helix transcriptional regulator has translation MGTITPPPRPEAEQDSDDELAAYPAAYVTGLAYEALIAYTRARQAEKGYTQPQFWLLRNLSVNDISPDGEGMTLAALREAMASYIRAEDDLAAESAVLVERGWLRRDDEGRLWLTEEGERARVDFSRNGPAIRAALHEGIDEADYVTTVRVLRQLIRNAGGTAG, from the coding sequence ATGGGAACGATCACACCACCACCGCGTCCGGAGGCCGAGCAGGACTCCGACGACGAGCTCGCCGCATACCCCGCCGCCTACGTGACCGGCCTCGCCTACGAGGCGCTCATCGCGTACACCCGCGCCCGGCAGGCCGAGAAGGGCTACACCCAGCCCCAGTTCTGGCTGCTGCGGAACCTGTCGGTGAACGACATCTCGCCCGACGGCGAGGGGATGACCCTGGCTGCCCTGCGGGAGGCCATGGCCTCCTACATCCGGGCCGAGGACGACCTGGCGGCGGAGTCCGCGGTGCTCGTCGAGCGCGGCTGGCTGCGCCGCGACGACGAGGGGCGGCTGTGGCTCACCGAGGAGGGTGAGCGGGCCCGCGTCGACTTCTCGCGCAACGGTCCCGCGATCCGCGCCGCCCTCCACGAGGGCATCGACGAAGCGGACTACGTCACCACCGTTCGGGTGCTCCGGCAGCTGATCCGCAACGCCGGCGGGACGGCCGGCTGA
- a CDS encoding PP2C family protein-serine/threonine phosphatase: MIESGRPRPRRRPGPGRLVRLSPVILTVVIASLAYTTPPELAFSRLLPAAPALAAAMWPVLPTVLLGTVCLILMIGLSLVFPDLGTWWTAAGIIAVTVAAAYGSHLRLQRERTLFQVRLVADAAQQVVLGPMPRRFGDVAIESLYLAAAAEARIGGDFYEAADTPYGVRLLIGDVRGKGLPAVGAAAAIVNAFREAAYDETDLVEVARRMDASSMRYNAAFPADGATERFATALLVQIPHGGGHIDILNCGHPPPLLLNRGELRVLEPAAPSPLLSLAELIGDHYSVDSYAFAPGDLLLLYTDGIAEARARDGEFFPLTTWMRRQPPTPPRELLTALHRDLVHHSRGRLDDDVAALAIRLRGP; encoded by the coding sequence GTGATCGAGTCCGGACGGCCGCGGCCCCGTCGGCGCCCCGGCCCGGGAAGGCTTGTGCGGCTGTCGCCGGTCATCCTGACCGTCGTCATCGCCAGCCTGGCGTACACCACCCCGCCGGAGCTGGCCTTCAGCCGCCTCCTGCCCGCCGCCCCGGCCCTCGCCGCCGCCATGTGGCCGGTGCTCCCCACCGTCCTGCTCGGTACGGTCTGCCTGATCCTGATGATCGGCCTCAGCCTCGTCTTCCCCGACCTCGGCACGTGGTGGACCGCCGCGGGGATCATCGCCGTCACCGTCGCCGCCGCGTACGGAAGCCACCTGCGCCTCCAGCGCGAGCGCACGCTGTTCCAGGTGCGGCTCGTCGCCGACGCGGCCCAGCAGGTGGTGCTGGGCCCGATGCCCCGCCGCTTCGGCGACGTCGCGATCGAGTCGCTGTACCTGGCGGCCGCGGCGGAGGCGCGCATCGGCGGGGACTTCTACGAGGCGGCCGACACCCCGTACGGGGTGCGGCTGCTCATCGGTGACGTGCGGGGCAAGGGGCTGCCCGCGGTGGGGGCGGCGGCGGCCATCGTCAACGCCTTCCGGGAGGCGGCCTACGACGAGACCGACCTGGTCGAGGTCGCGCGCCGGATGGACGCCAGCAGCATGCGCTACAACGCCGCCTTCCCCGCCGACGGAGCGACGGAGCGCTTCGCCACCGCCCTGCTCGTCCAGATCCCGCACGGCGGCGGGCACATCGACATCCTCAACTGCGGGCACCCCCCGCCCCTGCTCCTGAACCGCGGAGAGCTCCGCGTCCTCGAACCCGCGGCCCCCTCCCCGCTGCTCAGTCTGGCGGAGCTGATCGGCGATCACTACAGCGTCGACAGTTACGCGTTCGCACCCGGGGACCTGCTGCTCCTCTACACCGACGGGATCGCCGAGGCACGCGCCCGCGACGGCGAGTTCTTCCCGCTGACGACCTGGATGCGCCGCCAGCCGCCGACCCCGCCCCGCGAGCTGCTCACGGCGCTCCACCGGGACCTCGTCCACCACAGCAGGGGCCGCCTCGACGACGACGTCGCCGCCCTCGCCATCCGCCTGCGCGGACCCTGA